Proteins from a genomic interval of Quercus lobata isolate SW786 chromosome 11, ValleyOak3.0 Primary Assembly, whole genome shotgun sequence:
- the LOC115968578 gene encoding uncharacterized protein LOC115968578 has protein sequence MEPSFQGAIQVQRPSWAIWYRNMAVGIPDVIIEQIRASPTLSMGWHEEALKNAWKQIFPLTPTSSRTGLLNLDHPAWGLTPNPWWKFITDTPLLSWEEAERLSKYLRPSVVPHYDESGWVIQERKIVDSRGMALAHMGNHPSLKLIQVLAPVQKCDLLICCNEEILGILRYMMIWKPEWTTSKDLLRSPGWSMVDAAMMNPSSSETPLRQFVKMNILMWNCRGALNPDFKRRIFEMAVNHQPSIMVISETRIGGERAERIIEGLPFDGFITTDTIGYAGGLWVLWKKVDAEVTMLASTEQEIHATVKIPPTKLPSGQRKSHIQRSE, from the exons ATGGAACCAAGCTTCCAAGGTGCAATCCAAGTGCAGCGGCCGAGCTGGGCGATATGGTACAGGAACATGGCAGTGGGGATTCCAGATGTGATAATAGAGCAGATAAGGGCATCTCCAACGTTGTCGATGGGGTGGCACGAAGAAGCACTGAAGAACGCCTGGAAGCAGATTTTTCCTCTAACACCGACCAGCTCCAGAACAGGGCTCCTAAACTTGGACCATCCAGCGTGGGGTCTCACTCCCAACCCGTGGTGGAAGTTCATCACGGATACTCCTCTGCTGTCTTGGGAGGAAGCGGAGAGATTGAGCAAATATCTAAGGCCATCAGTGGTGCCCCACTATGACGAATCAGGTTGGGTAATTCAGGAGAGGAAGATTGTAGACTCCAGGGGGATGGCTTTAGCTCACATGGGGAACCATCCGTCCTTGAAGCTGATCCAAGTTCTAGCACCCGTGCAGAAGTGCGACCTTCTCATCTGTTGCAATGAGGAGATTCTCGGCATCCTTCGATACATGATGATATGGAAACCGGAATGGACTACGTCCAAAGACCTGTTGAGGAGTCCGGGTTGGAGCATGGTAGATGCAGCTATGATGAATCCTAGCTCATCGGAAACTCCCCTAAGACAATTCGTCAAGATGAATATTCTGATGTGGAATTGCAGAGGGGCCTTAAATCCTGATTTCAAAAGGAGAATTTTTGAGATGGCCGTTAATCATCAGCCTTCTATAATGGTTATTTCTGAGACTAGAATTGGAGGTGAAAGGGCGGAGAGGATCATAGAGGGTCTTCCATTTGATGGGTTCATAACTACTGATACCATAGGGTATGCTGGCGGTCTATGGGTTTTATGGAAGAAAGTTGATGCGGAGGTGACAATGCTAGCTTCCACGGAGCAGGAAATACATGCTACTGTTAAG ATCCCTCCTACGAAGCTTCCATCAGGTCAGCGTAAGTCACACATTCAGAGAAGCGAATAG